One Purpureocillium takamizusanense chromosome 12, complete sequence DNA window includes the following coding sequences:
- a CDS encoding uncharacterized protein (EggNog:ENOG503NZR3~COG:L~TransMembrane:1 (o381-404i)): MEDGGPSDPVSRLPQLFTNPPHQERRIDNLEIQMSRLIEQLLPASASMARQEAPPGQTSTPASFLFTSGSWPAVSAGSRQDSFQGSVDDEQSHPVCSSAATDSFDLSEATLRAAGQAYLTWCHSQPIVLFRADNFLDTIASRDRHLLLALQALSLRFPPGNLTSEIQERLTTMANISRGLAMNSVIHSQVELSTLQTFCLLSLVDFAEGNPSLAEIDVGIAAGLANSIPPNYALGDPQECSDCIASISMLQHLQGCVSKNMRLSNALATSHNLSVRSGLTSYNWTAQGSAGASNALPTTLLDKGILKYTYQLSEVWHMARMYAASVVGPDAPPPWNSQSDYSCVMQRHLEVDSTIPLRYRFYRNRFGEKRPESLQERRHYWGPYFFMQIIYATIPCLLNHPFLLSMRLRNFRHTMPQSFIHQSYELITRHAGWIMYFIDTMDKKAVQLSDPTLAHCIAITATIHLQHSFVQEQALCDRSQAGFDKCTNFLRNMGTMWPSAAVMAENLLVLQESVVLAPTQEGLSCDDGTSEPLCLSIDSKLLWNMLIYEKAGRDFSRLDQSIFGSSLTQIPATPRENEHDRVDAAYDLVGYAGISGHKTVPRESPAYAPEDNITPPDTQSVAHGPEIMPTGPSSLIGMGSDSTYEPPFFQANDFGRAIDEWMGL, translated from the exons ATGGAGG ATGGTGGACCTTCTGACCCCGTCTCGCGCCTCCCGCAACTTTTCACTAACCCGCCTCACCAGGAGCGAAGGATCGACAACTTGGAGATCCAAATGAGCCGGCTAATTGAGCAGCTTCT ACCGGCCAGTGCATCAATGGCTcgccaagaagcgcctccCGGCCAGACCTCGACACCGGCCTCGTTCCTTTTCACGAGCGGATCATGGCCCGCGGTCAGCGCTGGCTCCAGACAGGACAGCTTCCAGGGTAGTGTGGACGATGAGCAATCGCATCCGGTCTGCTCTTCTGCCGCCACTGACTCTTTTGATCTAAGCGAGGCAACCCTACGGGCGGCCGGTCAGGCATATCTTACTTGGTGCCACAGCCAACCAATTGTTCTTTTCCGAGCAGATAACTTCTTGGATACAATCGCGTCAAGAGATCGTCACCTCTTACTAGCATTGCAGGCCCTGAGCCTACGCTTCCCCCCAGGAAACCTCACATCAGAGATTCAAGAGCGGCTGACCACCATGGCGAACATATCACGCGGCCTAGCCATGAACTCAGTGATACACAGTCAAGTCGAGCTTTCGACTCTGCAGACTTTTTGTCTGCTGAGTTTGGTGGACTTTGCAG AGGGCAATCCTTCTCTAGCTGAGAtcgacgtcggcatcgcAGCTGGTCTCGCTAACAGCATTCCGCCTAATTACGCCCTTGGAGATCCGCAAGAATGCAGTGACTGCATAGCCAGCATTTCAATGCTCCAGCATCTTCAAGGATGCGTCTCCAAGAACATGAGGCTCTCCAACGCACTGGCGACGTCTCACAACCTTTCCGTGCGATCAGGGCTCACTAGCTACAATTGGACCGCGCAGGGGTCTGCGGGGGCCTCAAATGCCCTTCCAACGACCCTACTTGACAAAGGAATTCTAAAGTACACGTATCAATTGAGTGAGGTGTGGCACATGGCCAGGATGTACGCTGCTTCTGTCGTTGGACCTgatgcaccaccaccttggAACTCGCAATCTGATTACTCGTGCGTAATGCAGCGCCACCTCGAGGTCGATAGCACAATCCCCCTGAGGTACCGTTTCTACCGAAACAGATTTGGAGAAAAACGACCCGAGTCTTTACAGGAGCGGCGCCACTATTGGGGCCCCTACTTCTTCATGCAGATCATCTATGCAACCATCCCATGCCTTCTCAACCACCCATTTCTCCTGTCCATGCGCCTTCGCAATTTCCGTCACACCATGCCACAATCTTTCATCCACCAGTCATACGAGCTTATCACTCGTCATGCTGGATGGATTATGTATTTCATTGATACCATGGATAAGAAAGCAGTGCAATTATCTGATCCTACGCTGGCGCATtgcatcgccatcaccgccaccatTCATCTACAACATAGTTTCGTTCAGGAACAAGCCCTCTGCGACAGGTCTCAAGCAGGATTTGATAAATGCACGAACTTCCTACGGAACATGGGGACTATGTGGCCAAGCGCCGCGGTCATG GCGGAAAACCTGCTGGTATTGCAGGAAAGCGTGGTTCTGGCTCCAACACAAGAAGGATTGAGCTGCGACGATGGTACCAGTGAACCACTATGCTTGTCGATAGACTCAAAACTGCTCTGGAACATGTTGATATACGAAAAAGCGGGACGCGATTTCTCCCGCCTGGATCAGTCCATCTTTGGTTCCTCGCTCACACAAATTCCGGCCACGCCAAGAGAGAATGAACACGACAGAGTCGATGCCGCTTACGACCTGGTCGGCTATGCTGGAATCTCAGGGCACAAGACGGTGCCCAGAGAATCGCCCGCATACGCTCCTGAAGACAATATCACCCCGCCAGACACTCAAAGCGTTGCTCATGGACCTGAAATAATGCCCACGGGTCCATCTTCTCTAATAGGTATGGGTAGTGACAGTACTTACGAGCCTCCATTCTTCCAGGCCAATGACTTTGGTCGGGCCATTGATGAGTGGATGGGTCTGTAG
- a CDS encoding uncharacterized protein (EggNog:ENOG503NXJW~COG:Q), whose translation MFDVFASFGGATRTGLIVVAAWVAYHVVRAVYNISPVHPLYKIPGPKLAAATYWPEFYHDVILFGRYSGQIQAMHAEYGPIVRISPHEVHCDDPKFADEIYATSGRKRDKPQHQINGSALGHSGFGTKDHDLHRIRRIPLAKFFSRSMISRLESDIRALAQNLCDKLLTHAGAPAFDVTMAYSCFTSDAISRYCFGESFGFLDQEGWYPNFREPTAAILKPVFMFRFFPYLKNLTVLGEYLVDYLPEDIALLIRTLKIDIPNMIAKTKADMDAGIHYDRPTIFRSLLESDLEMHEKQPQRLADEATAVVGAGTETTSWALGVITYHLLTKPDMLQKLRAELLGVVDDPLRLPSWTVLEKLSYMGAVIQEGLRLSFGVAARTARVPTRESLVYQGEFNKKPVQHVIPRGFAIGMSAAITHLDDRVVKNHQEFAPERWLDDDNRIELERGMLPFSKGSRACLGMNLALCELNLALAAVALRVMPYMELFETTDQDVRYDHDMFVPMAKSGSMGVRVKMNHPS comes from the exons ATGTTTGATGTCTTTGCGTCCTTTGGGGGCGCGACAAGGACTGGTCTCATTGTCGTGGCTGCGTGGGTCGCCTACCACGTAGTCCGCGCCGTGTATAACATCTCGCCGGTCCATCCTCTCTACAAAATCCCCGGTCCAaagcttgctgctgctacgtacTGGCCTGAGTTCTATCATGATGTGATCCTCTTTGGCCGCTATAGCGGGCAAATCCAAGCAATGCATGCGGAATATG GTCCTATTGTTCGAATTAGTCCTCACGAAGTCCATTGCGATGACCCCAAATTCGCCGACGAGATTTACGCCACCAGCGGAAGAAAGCGTGACAAACCGCAACACCAGATCAATGGATCAGC CCTTGGACACTCTGGATTCGGCACCAAGGACCACGACTTGCACCGCATCCGTCGTATACCGCTGGCCAAATTCTTCTCGAGGAGCATGATCTCGCGCCTCGAATCAGATATTCGGGCTCTAGCTCAGAATCTGTGTGACAAACTGTTGACTCACGCTGGCGCGCCTGCCTTTGACGTGACAATGGCGTACAGCTGTTTCACCTCTGATGCTATCTCGCGCTACTGCTTCGGCGAGTCATTTGGCTTTCTCGACCAGGAGGGTTGGTACCCCAACTTCCGCGAGCCGACCGCCGCAATCCTGAAGCCTGTCTTCATGTTTCGCTTCTTTCCATATCTCAAAAATCTGACAGTACTAGGAGAGTA TCTGGTCGATTACCTCCCGGAGGATATAGCACTGTTGATCCGAACCCTCAAGATCGATATACCTAATATGATCGCCAAAACCAaggccgacatggacgctGGAATACACTACGATCGCCCAACAATATTCAGATCGCTTCTCGAGTCCGACCTCGAGATGCACGAGAAGCAGCCACAGCGACTTGCCGATGAGGCTACGGCTGTTGTCGGAGCGGGCACCGAAACTACGAGCTGGGCCTTGGGTGTTATCACGTATCATCTATTGACAAAACCGGACATGTTGCAGAAGCTTCGCGCCGAGTTgttgggcgtcgtcgacgacccaTTGCGACTCCCGTCGTGGACGGTGCTAGAGAAGCTTTCTTACATGGGCGCCGTGATCCAGGAAGGCTTACGCCTCTCTTTCGGTGTGGCGGCACGGACCGCGCGCGTCCCGACCCGCGAGAGCCTGGTTTATCAGGGTGAGTTCAACAAGAAGCCTGTTCAACATGTGATTCCCCGAGGGTTCGCCATCGGCATGTCGGCGGCTATTACGCACTTGGATGATCGAGTCGTCAAGAACCATCAAGAGTTCGCACCGGAGCGCTGGCTGGATGATGATAACCGGATCGAGCTTGAGCGCGGGATGTTGCCCTTTTCCAAGGGCAGCCGAGCTTGTCTGGGTATGAA TCTAGCGCTGTGTGAGCTCAATTTGGCCTTGGCAGCGGTGGCTTTGCGCGTCATGCCTTACATGGAGCTCTTTGAGACGACAGACCAAGACGTCCGCTATGATCACGACATGTTCGTACCCATGGCTAAGTCTGGCTCGATGGGTGTTAGGGTCAAGATGAACCACCCAAGCTAG
- a CDS encoding uncharacterized protein (TransMembrane:7 (o12-35i56-79o99-121i133-155o187-208i220-240o252-274i)~COG:S~EggNog:ENOG503P27R) produces the protein MMNSAVDPNARYISPTGLSLAIVCVSLVLVFFSILTTGLRAYSRFRDAVLGFDDGLAIAGTILYTADVGLACYACWAGLGYRDAKLNAWQSERAMELYIIWILVYVGALALVKSSACVSIYRISVATTGFRVAVWCLLFVLWASFLVTFIGTLLYCRPIQAIWNVDLILNGNGHCAPASTFIALGQVATGTTIATDLGLVVVPAILLRRTQMKTQAKVQAFFLLSFASIASIITIVRIPYVNRFSSPTDLKFWIAHIMLCSNIETGIGCIATAIPSLRRLFRRNVGSASSTPNSNPARSSLWTFGGRSTNKVDGNRFHNPTDQGFSLATVHARPADDSWQRLQDGDSDSGNLLPGENGKGIRAEYSYAIQMERERAAGEQRF, from the exons ATGATGAACTCGGCTGTTGATCCCAACGCACGATACATCTCCCCAACTGGCCTGTCCCTTGCCATAGTCTGCGTCTCCCTCGTGCTCGTCTTTTTCTCCATCCTGACGACTGGCCTGCGGGCCTACTCGCGATTCCGCGATGCTGTGCTTGGTTTCGACGATGGCCTTGCTATAGCTGGAACT ATTTTGTACACCGCGGATGTCGGACTGGCTTGCTATGCCTGCTGGGCGGGCCTGGGATACCGAGATGCGAAGCTCAACGCCTGGCAGTCGGAGCGCGCCATGGAGCTCTACATCATCTGGATCCTCGTCTACGTTGGAGCTTTGGCACTTGTCAAGTCGTCTGCCTGTGTAAGCATCTACCGCATCTCCGTTGCCACCACGGGGTTTCGCGTCGCCGTTTGGTgcctcctcttcgtcttGTGGGCCTCGTTCTTGGTCACCTTTATCGGCACACTGCTCTACTGTCGACCGATTCAAGCAATCTGGAATGTTGATCTCAtcctcaacggcaacggccacTGTGCGCCGGCCTCTACGTTCATCGCCCTTGGCCAAGTCGCCACGGGTACCACTATTGCAACCGACTTGGGGCTGGTGGTTGTGCCAGCGATCCTGCTTCGCCGCACGCAGATGAAGACGCAGGCCAAGGTGCAAGCGTTCTTTCTCCTGTCTTTTGCGTCCAT CGCATCCATCATCACTATAGTCCGCATTCCCTATGTCAACCGCTTTAGCTCACCCACAGATCTCAAGT TCTGGATAGCGCACATTATGCTCTGCTCGAACATCGAGACCGGCATCGGCTGCATCGCCACTGCCATTCCCTCTCTCCGCCGTCTGTTCCGCCGCAATGTTGGTAGTGCCTCCAGCACACCGAATTCGAACCCCGCCCGCAGTTCCCTGTGGACGTTTGGAGGCCGATCTACCAACAAAGTAGACGGCAACCGCTTCCACAACCCAACCGACCAGGGTTTCAGCCTCGCCACAGTCCACGCCAGGCCAGCTGATGACAGCTGGCAGAGGCTACAAGACGGAGATTCAGACTCGGGAAACCTCCTACCCGGTGAAAATGGCAAAGGTATCAGGGCTGAGTATTCCTACGCTATCCAGATGGAGCGGGAGAGAGCAGCTGGGGAACAAAGGTTCTAG
- a CDS encoding uncharacterized protein (SECRETED:SignalP(1-19~SECRETED:cutsite=TDA-WS~SECRETED:prob=0.5755)) — protein MKPSTLLSIATIAIVGTDAWSFTVWTDKDQKGKERHYHSSLGDNDCYNFDDSITSKGVGSFEFCSFIWTRCSVSIHSDIGCRGKKLGSATAAHKGFLIPTKWSKNSSKAGQKMKSFRIQGCKHIPVTGGSLDIASCKNERF, from the coding sequence ATGAAGCCTTCCACACTTCTCAGCATTGCTACGATTGCCATTGTCGGCACAGACGCCTGGAGCTTTACCGTCTGGACCGACAAGGATCAAAAGGGAAAAGAGCGCCACTACCACAGCAGTCTCGGGGATAACGATTGCTACAATTTCGACGACTCAATTACTTCCAAGGGCGTCGGCTCCTTTGAGTTCTGTAGCTTCATCTGGACTCGCTGTTCTGTCTCTATCCACAGCGACATCGGTTGTcgcggcaagaagctcggATCCGCCACAGCTGCGCACAAAGGGTTCCTGATACCCACAAAATGGTCCAAGAACAGCAGTAAAGCCGGCCAGAAAATGAAGAGCTTTAGGATCCAGGGCTGCAAGCACATACCCGTGACGGGAGGGTCGTTGGATATTGCCAGTTGTAAGAATGAAAGGTTCTAG